A window of Hymenobacter aerilatus contains these coding sequences:
- a CDS encoding 4'-phosphopantetheinyl transferase family protein, with amino-acid sequence MPLHSLASLPHGAYLGLWRLTETVDELLPLLPYPTVYQALYPAGRDPTRAAQWAAGRLLVHALLLKVTTTPATLANDANGRPYLPTLPDYAVSLSHSGEWVAGIVAPQGRVGIDVELIRGKAQKLASRFLSEAERADAGDDATKYSLYWSAKETLYKLHSRRGLVFKEQLLLDPFWLREAGELTAHLLLKNSRSQHQLMYLRPAPGYVLTYCVESLSEL; translated from the coding sequence ATGCCCCTGCACTCCCTAGCTTCCCTACCCCACGGCGCCTACCTCGGCCTGTGGCGTCTTACCGAAACCGTCGATGAGCTGTTGCCGTTGCTGCCCTACCCTACTGTGTACCAAGCGCTGTACCCGGCCGGACGCGACCCTACCCGTGCGGCGCAGTGGGCAGCAGGCCGCCTGCTGGTACATGCACTGCTGCTAAAAGTAACTACCACGCCCGCTACCTTAGCCAACGATGCCAACGGTCGGCCCTACCTCCCCACTCTGCCCGATTACGCAGTTTCGCTCTCGCATTCTGGTGAGTGGGTGGCTGGTATAGTAGCGCCTCAAGGCAGAGTTGGCATAGATGTTGAATTAATTCGTGGAAAAGCACAAAAACTGGCCTCGCGGTTTCTATCGGAAGCTGAGCGGGCCGATGCCGGCGACGATGCCACCAAGTACAGTCTCTATTGGAGTGCCAAAGAGACGCTTTACAAGTTGCATAGTCGCCGGGGGCTGGTGTTTAAAGAGCAATTATTGCTCGACCCGTTTTGGCTGCGGGAGGCAGGCGAGTTGACGGCTCACCTGCTGCTCAAAAACTCCCGCAGCCAGCACCAGCTGATGTATTTGCGCCCTGCACCCGGCTATGTACTCACGTATTGCGTTGAATCACTATCGGAGCTGTAG